In a genomic window of Mageeibacillus indolicus UPII9-5:
- a CDS encoding glycosyltransferase family 2 protein, translating into MFTWLVHFNLLCAFLFTAFYLYRIRYFITTYKFWEKDITVRPAEKLSRLAVLISARNEENVIGQLLTSIYAQDYPNTLYEVFVIADNCTDNTAMVARSKGAHVLERFNTTQVGKGYALNFAYQKIQTMYPKHYFDAYMVFDADNLLEPNFFSAMNRTFTAGNPIVTSFRNSKNYGTNWISSGYALWFMYEGIFLNYPRTLLNRSCTISGTGFLVADSVLAENGGWPFHLLTEDVEFSVNSVLQGYKISFCRDAVLYDEQPDTFKTSWRQRMRWCKGFYQVFANYGGRLSDALVFNGSNYKNSRTIYYDIFFTLAPAAIISLLSLFGTLGLWGLSFIPELLPPLEAVKVQAAAPFMLMNSFIGYYLILFVMGVLTLLKCRTMIYARRWEKIISAFTFPLFMYTYLPIALVALFKKVEWKPIRHSVAKSIDEVRT; encoded by the coding sequence ATGTTCACATGGCTAGTACATTTTAATTTACTTTGCGCCTTCCTTTTTACAGCATTTTACTTGTACCGTATAAGGTATTTCATTACCACCTATAAATTTTGGGAAAAAGATATTACCGTTCGGCCGGCTGAAAAATTAAGCCGCTTGGCGGTTTTAATCAGCGCACGTAACGAAGAAAACGTTATTGGTCAACTTTTAACTAGTATATATGCTCAGGATTATCCGAACACTTTGTATGAAGTTTTCGTAATCGCAGATAATTGTACGGACAATACGGCAATGGTTGCTCGCTCGAAAGGGGCGCATGTTCTGGAGCGTTTCAATACAACGCAAGTGGGCAAGGGCTATGCTTTGAACTTCGCTTACCAGAAGATACAAACTATGTACCCGAAGCATTATTTTGATGCCTACATGGTTTTTGACGCGGACAATTTGTTAGAGCCGAATTTTTTTTCCGCGATGAATAGAACTTTCACGGCCGGCAACCCGATTGTGACTTCTTTTCGCAATTCGAAAAATTACGGCACGAATTGGATCTCTTCCGGTTATGCCCTGTGGTTCATGTATGAAGGCATATTTTTGAATTACCCGCGGACATTGTTAAATCGCAGTTGTACAATTTCCGGCACCGGATTTTTGGTGGCTGATTCTGTTTTAGCGGAAAACGGCGGCTGGCCGTTCCATTTGCTGACCGAGGATGTAGAATTCTCGGTGAATTCAGTCCTGCAAGGTTACAAGATCAGTTTCTGCCGAGATGCTGTTTTGTACGATGAACAGCCGGATACCTTTAAAACTAGCTGGCGGCAGCGCATGCGATGGTGCAAAGGCTTTTATCAGGTATTTGCCAACTACGGGGGGCGTTTATCGGATGCTCTGGTGTTTAACGGTTCAAATTACAAAAATTCGCGCACGATCTATTATGACATTTTTTTCACTTTGGCTCCGGCCGCGATAATTTCTCTGCTGTCCTTGTTCGGGACATTGGGACTTTGGGGGCTGAGTTTTATTCCGGAACTGTTGCCGCCGCTTGAAGCTGTCAAGGTTCAGGCTGCCGCCCCGTTCATGTTGATGAATTCTTTCATCGGTTATTATTTGATTCTTTTTGTGATGGGTGTTCTTACTCTACTTAAATGCAGAACGATGATTTATGCGCGCCGGTGGGAAAAAATTATCTCCGCCTTTACATTCCCCTTGTTTATGTATACGTATCTGCCAATAGCTTTGGTTGCACTGTTT
- a CDS encoding alpha/beta fold hydrolase, producing MQSATFRSTDGQTITYYTWYPAGTPRSLVVIAHGMAEHPLRYNEFANFLCKHGCVVCAPAHRGHGATGRQASLALGLPLGYFADRDGWLKVVDDLDVLITLTKKDYPDLPLTLFGHSMGSFLTRSYLLRYSKKLNGAVLSGTAGTADASTTLMHIMSTALCRLQGDKAVSHLLNNLVNQQNNRGIKHARTAFDWLSRDVAAVDLYIADADCGFPCTNGFFRDLADGWRDYSKLKLYGNISPELPLLLISGTADPVGKFGRGVKKSTDLYRNHGLKDVQLKLWPEARHELLNEVNRHEVFQFIVDWLESRHLL from the coding sequence ATGCAGAGTGCAACTTTTCGTTCAACCGATGGTCAGACGATAACTTATTATACTTGGTATCCGGCCGGCACGCCTCGCAGTCTTGTCGTCATTGCTCACGGGATGGCCGAACATCCGTTACGATACAATGAATTTGCCAACTTTTTATGTAAACATGGCTGTGTGGTCTGTGCTCCGGCCCATCGCGGCCACGGCGCAACCGGTCGTCAGGCGAGTCTCGCCCTGGGTCTGCCGCTAGGCTATTTTGCCGATCGGGACGGTTGGCTTAAGGTTGTTGACGACTTAGATGTTCTAATTACCTTGACTAAGAAGGATTACCCCGACCTCCCCCTCACGCTCTTCGGGCATAGTATGGGATCGTTTCTGACGCGCTCTTATTTGTTGCGCTATAGCAAAAAGCTCAACGGCGCCGTTCTTTCTGGGACGGCTGGAACGGCTGATGCCTCCACGACTCTTATGCACATAATGTCCACCGCCTTGTGTCGTTTACAGGGAGATAAGGCTGTTTCGCACTTACTTAACAATCTTGTAAATCAACAAAACAACCGGGGCATAAAGCACGCCCGAACTGCTTTTGACTGGCTTTCACGTGATGTCGCCGCCGTTGATCTCTACATCGCCGATGCTGACTGTGGTTTTCCTTGCACCAACGGCTTTTTCCGCGATTTGGCGGATGGTTGGCGTGATTATAGTAAGCTAAAGTTGTACGGCAATATCTCACCTGAATTACCATTGCTGCTCATTTCAGGCACAGCCGATCCGGTGGGGAAATTCGGGCGCGGCGTTAAGAAGTCAACTGATTTGTACAGAAATCACGGGCTTAAAGATGTTCAGCTTAAACTGTGGCCGGAAGCTAGACACGAACTTCTCAATGAGGTTAATCGGCACGAGGTCTTTCAATTCATTGTCGATTGGTTGGAATCGCGCCATCTACTATAG
- a CDS encoding Mur ligase family protein, translating to MKTLADLGNILPIPSGKFAAAAEPREIEATNGVAIRLAMQVNAVSIDSRLVKTGTLFVALNGEKTDGHRYWRQALAQGATAVVLENLPPELIEADQTDLLSRGVIIVPSTAAVLTPLCREIYGTATITRNLHGITGTDGKTTTTAMITWLLNKVDYPAGSIGTLGAKLPDGRNLPTAYTTPPAPELHRLLAQLQTNGARAVCMEVSSQAAVQHRVDALAWQTMTFTNFTVDHLDYHHTVENYALAKASLFRGLSKAATAVLNADDPLAYYLAQLTQAQKVFYYIQDDALGSRGDFSQYIKDRSKILGKAWEKFMLEVQEKIPPESSREILCKAAAAGRVVAARNVKPTNSGWQAEISRGEETCTLTIPLLGRFNLNNALAAIATAMVICPNIDLRTWAAAMATMPAVPGRLEIIDGQGQACPTCRPSNGKLNLEDTTTPYRVVIDFAHTPGAMEALLTEVRRHCCANKKLWVLANSCGNRDRGKRPLIAAVCERLADRIVLTLEEVGQENPAEILAELQAGFRQPENIPVVPLRQEAIRYVISRLEPGDYFVVPSLGDEHTYNINNVAYPYVERDFVKQCLAERAMVDALIELSSKSAFKSDGDNMGVGEPTCNTKIPCLPAYFARIYYSRWRDSNQSTMN from the coding sequence ATGAAAACTTTAGCAGATCTGGGCAATATTTTGCCGATTCCTTCAGGGAAATTTGCCGCCGCGGCTGAGCCGAGAGAAATTGAGGCGACGAACGGAGTAGCAATCAGACTGGCCATGCAAGTAAATGCGGTGAGTATCGACTCGCGCCTGGTCAAAACCGGGACTCTATTTGTCGCCTTGAACGGTGAGAAAACCGATGGCCACCGTTATTGGCGACAGGCTTTAGCTCAAGGAGCTACGGCGGTAGTTCTGGAAAATTTGCCTCCTGAACTAATTGAAGCAGATCAAACAGATTTGCTGAGCCGCGGTGTAATAATAGTACCTTCGACAGCGGCGGTCCTTACCCCTCTCTGCCGCGAGATTTACGGTACGGCGACGATTACCCGGAATTTGCACGGTATCACCGGTACTGACGGTAAAACCACTACTACGGCAATGATTACTTGGCTGCTGAACAAAGTTGACTATCCCGCTGGAAGCATCGGTACGCTCGGCGCGAAATTGCCGGATGGCAGAAATCTGCCAACTGCCTACACCACCCCACCTGCGCCCGAACTGCATCGGCTTTTGGCGCAACTGCAAACCAACGGAGCGCGGGCTGTTTGTATGGAAGTATCCTCCCAGGCGGCCGTACAACATCGGGTTGATGCTCTTGCCTGGCAGACCATGACTTTCACCAATTTCACGGTTGATCACTTAGATTATCATCATACGGTTGAAAATTACGCTCTTGCCAAAGCGAGCCTGTTTCGGGGTTTGAGCAAGGCAGCGACGGCTGTTTTGAATGCTGACGACCCATTAGCATATTATTTGGCTCAACTGACCCAGGCTCAAAAAGTTTTTTATTACATTCAAGATGATGCTTTAGGCTCTCGGGGCGATTTTAGTCAATATATAAAAGACCGCAGCAAAATTTTAGGCAAGGCTTGGGAAAAGTTCATGCTTGAAGTGCAGGAAAAAATCCCGCCCGAATCCAGTCGCGAGATTTTGTGCAAAGCTGCGGCGGCGGGGCGAGTGGTGGCGGCACGTAATGTAAAGCCGACAAATTCCGGCTGGCAGGCGGAAATTAGCCGGGGGGAAGAAACATGCACGTTAACTATTCCATTGCTAGGTCGCTTTAACTTGAACAATGCCTTGGCCGCAATAGCTACCGCCATGGTTATTTGCCCGAACATCGATTTGAGGACTTGGGCGGCGGCGATGGCGACAATGCCGGCAGTTCCCGGGCGTCTGGAGATAATCGACGGTCAAGGGCAGGCTTGCCCGACTTGCCGGCCTTCGAACGGAAAACTGAACTTGGAAGATACAACCACACCTTATCGGGTAGTGATAGATTTTGCCCATACGCCGGGAGCCATGGAAGCTTTGCTAACCGAGGTGAGGCGGCATTGCTGCGCGAATAAAAAACTTTGGGTATTGGCTAACTCGTGTGGCAACCGCGATCGGGGCAAACGTCCACTGATTGCCGCCGTTTGCGAACGTCTGGCTGATCGAATTGTTCTGACCTTAGAAGAAGTTGGGCAAGAAAATCCGGCAGAGATTTTGGCAGAATTACAAGCTGGGTTCCGGCAGCCGGAAAACATCCCAGTTGTCCCGTTGCGGCAGGAAGCGATTCGCTATGTAATTAGCCGGCTCGAGCCAGGCGATTATTTTGTTGTGCCATCTTTGGGCGATGAACACACTTATAATATCAACAATGTAGCCTATCCCTATGTTGAACGCGATTTTGTTAAGCAGTGCCTGGCAGAAAGGGCGATGGTCGATGCGTTGATCGAGCTTAGCAGCAAATCCGCATTCAAGTCTGACGGAGACAACATGGGTGTGGGTGAGCCGACCTGCAACACGAAAATTCCCTGTTTGCCAGCCTATTTTGCACGCATTTACTATAGTAGATGGCGCGATTCCAACCAATCGACAATGAATTGA
- a CDS encoding MATE family efflux transporter, giving the protein METSSPLTKKSLNLLQGDIISTLTRLALPIMASALIQMAYNLVDTAWIGRLGYRSVAAVGAAGMFIWFGDGLLLLSRIGGQVYLGQNLGRGDFAAAQKTVRAALQLTAGISLTYTILQFVFTPRLVAFFHFTEASTIQQAETYLRLVGLGYFFSFTTRVYTSLVTVDGRSKISMYATIIGLLLNFVLDPLCIFTFGWGAAGAAIATVFSQAVVFICFLWATRNEKLFRKLRILTCPDFREWRKILRLGLPPALQTMLYSSIAMVLARMITEFGDAAISIQKVGSQIESLSWMTAEGFGVALTAFIAQNFGAGQWERTKQGFNKACLIMTCLGFVTTSILIGLPQYIFQIFITDPQVIPGGISYLRILGLSQFFMCLEIITAAAFAGVGQTALCSFIVVILTGARIPLAYYLIHTSLGVNGVWWAISLSSIAKGIILTVLFKIYETKLICSRQSEI; this is encoded by the coding sequence ATGGAAACCTCATCTCCCCTAACCAAAAAATCTTTAAATCTCTTGCAAGGCGATATTATTTCTACCCTGACGCGGTTAGCCTTGCCGATAATGGCCTCAGCCCTCATCCAAATGGCCTACAATCTGGTGGATACAGCTTGGATCGGCCGGCTCGGATACCGGTCCGTGGCAGCGGTCGGCGCAGCCGGAATGTTCATTTGGTTCGGTGACGGCTTATTATTGCTCAGCCGAATCGGCGGACAAGTATATTTAGGGCAGAACCTCGGGAGAGGCGATTTTGCAGCTGCGCAAAAAACAGTGCGAGCAGCCTTACAGTTAACGGCTGGCATATCACTCACTTACACCATTCTTCAATTTGTCTTCACCCCCCGTTTAGTCGCTTTTTTCCACTTTACCGAAGCATCCACCATACAGCAAGCCGAAACCTATTTGCGGCTGGTCGGTCTAGGGTATTTCTTTTCGTTCACCACTCGCGTATACACCAGTCTGGTAACGGTCGACGGACGCAGCAAAATCAGTATGTACGCAACCATAATCGGTCTGCTGCTCAATTTTGTTCTTGATCCGCTGTGCATCTTCACTTTCGGGTGGGGGGCGGCCGGAGCGGCGATTGCCACCGTCTTTTCGCAAGCAGTAGTTTTCATCTGCTTTTTATGGGCAACTCGCAACGAAAAATTATTCCGCAAGCTGCGCATCTTAACCTGTCCTGATTTCAGGGAATGGCGAAAGATTCTGCGCCTAGGTTTGCCCCCAGCTTTGCAGACCATGCTTTATTCCTCAATCGCCATGGTCTTGGCACGCATGATTACCGAATTTGGGGATGCCGCCATTTCTATACAAAAAGTAGGCAGTCAAATTGAATCTCTGTCTTGGATGACCGCCGAGGGGTTTGGCGTGGCACTGACCGCATTTATTGCCCAAAATTTCGGTGCCGGCCAGTGGGAACGCACGAAGCAGGGTTTCAACAAAGCCTGTCTGATAATGACCTGCCTGGGCTTCGTCACCACTTCGATCCTGATCGGGTTGCCACAGTATATTTTTCAAATTTTCATTACCGATCCTCAGGTAATTCCCGGTGGAATAAGCTATTTGCGCATTCTTGGATTATCACAATTTTTCATGTGTCTGGAAATCATAACCGCAGCAGCCTTTGCCGGGGTTGGCCAAACCGCTCTTTGCTCCTTCATAGTAGTAATTTTGACCGGAGCCCGTATTCCCTTGGCTTATTACCTGATACATACATCTTTAGGCGTTAACGGTGTTTGGTGGGCCATTTCCTTGTCCAGCATCGCCAAAGGTATTATTTTAACAGTACTGTTTAAAATTTACGAAACAAAGCTGATATGTTCTCGTCAATCTGAAATTTAA
- a CDS encoding MBL fold metallo-hydrolase produces the protein MLNLPEELTVIPETGLTANNYLLEFSCRAYLIEASANPDAILPLIDNKKLGKIFLTHGHFDHIGRLDEWRARSGAPAAIHAAETRYLTDINYNGSAAFGHPATYNPIDEFLSDSQTIELTEQDKLTVWHTPGHTPGSVCFLWEKAGQAIALFTGDTIIGNSIGRTDFPGGNIQDMRQTLIDLLPRLQALPPALPVLCGHGPVVTIAYLLRYNVWLTDFADE, from the coding sequence ATGCTTAATTTGCCGGAAGAACTTACCGTTATTCCTGAAACTGGCCTTACTGCCAATAATTATTTATTAGAATTCAGCTGCCGGGCTTATTTAATCGAGGCTTCTGCCAATCCGGATGCCATTTTGCCGTTGATCGACAATAAAAAGTTGGGCAAAATTTTTCTTACGCACGGGCATTTCGATCATATAGGCAGGTTGGATGAGTGGCGAGCTCGCAGTGGAGCACCAGCCGCCATTCACGCTGCCGAAACAAGATATTTGACAGATATCAATTATAACGGCTCAGCCGCTTTCGGTCATCCAGCGACTTATAACCCCATCGATGAATTTTTGAGCGACAGTCAGACGATTGAGCTGACAGAACAGGATAAATTAACAGTTTGGCATACTCCCGGTCATACGCCGGGCAGTGTATGTTTTCTCTGGGAAAAAGCCGGTCAAGCGATTGCTTTATTCACCGGCGATACAATTATCGGTAATTCCATAGGGCGCACGGATTTTCCGGGAGGAAATATCCAGGATATGCGCCAGACCTTAATCGACTTGTTGCCTCGCCTGCAAGCCTTACCGCCAGCCTTGCCGGTGCTCTGCGGTCACGGTCCTGTCGTCACTATAGCTTATCTGTTGCGCTACAATGTCTGGCTAACCGATTTCGCGGACGAGTAA
- a CDS encoding MarR family winged helix-turn-helix transcriptional regulator: protein MQGRGRKAAKVKKIFDVHDLIMTHQANAFYERIIWPIISEYKITYNQLLILLIADDCPGIQINELAFCFGGAQSNVSSLCKNLELHGLMERRREGADERRVMVEVTPAGQEIISALKGNLGQSLTQKTLQENLDEMMAWFVGK from the coding sequence ATGCAGGGCAGAGGAAGAAAAGCGGCGAAAGTAAAAAAAATCTTTGATGTACACGATTTAATTATGACTCATCAGGCTAACGCTTTTTATGAAAGAATTATTTGGCCGATTATCAGTGAGTATAAAATTACTTACAATCAGTTGCTGATATTGTTAATTGCGGATGACTGCCCGGGCATTCAAATAAATGAATTGGCGTTTTGTTTCGGTGGTGCTCAAAGTAATGTGTCTTCACTTTGCAAGAATCTGGAGTTGCACGGCCTTATGGAGAGGCGGCGTGAGGGCGCGGATGAGCGTCGGGTAATGGTCGAGGTTACGCCGGCCGGCCAAGAAATAATTAGCGCATTGAAAGGAAATTTGGGGCAAAGTTTGACGCAAAAGACTTTGCAGGAAAATTTGGATGAAATGATGGCTTGGTTTGTCGGCAAGTAG
- a CDS encoding acyltransferase family protein — protein MQSKTQSFIKSFTGWRGLAVLFVCLYHWFPGQIKGGYLGVVIFLTLSGYLVTDSFFSEFRENKKISFRNFYLRRVKRLYPPLIFFVLLTTAWTLIVQDDVLYNFRGSVFTTLFGINNWWQIGQNLSYFHQFSLPGIFTHMWALSVEMQIYLIWPLIVLAIFKWKPRATRRTLTFVSLIGAAVSLIFLAVAYVASDNMTRAYYGTDTRIFSFFLGAAMAGAFSRKRLQNLYRIFSAKAKYIVLAAAGLAILLMFILPGDHWISYFGGMLIFNLLLLTALVGSADPSGLPGRLIANPVFNFLGQRSYSLYLWQYTLLALSKAGFRLSGLPYGAAVLLQILFLLILTEITYQLTEKNLAELLGRFKLRKIKSGARLKSVPVLLATAVLGLCFIITAVKAPAGVPDDVREMQERLANGGKLFSPAEREKQQAKDNAGKNGSSRAENEGNGGTKSPTSSKRDGSEGNLKNTKETGAADGDENIADQSKPADGTDEGGNATKEKTGAVKQFSDVIAKHPDLELTEEEAARAGDTQIYAVGDSVLEMCRNDFAQILPNMTIDAAVSRQIPAGIDILRGLKKTNSLPPYVYFALGTNGVANAAMLDKLATEFSDVNIYISTIVTNQDYEENVNKLIRDAASRHRNLHLIDWYKFAKGRTELFYNDGTHPNVSGTPYYVQFVAKNILKAK, from the coding sequence ATGCAGAGTAAAACGCAATCGTTTATCAAATCATTTACCGGCTGGCGAGGCCTTGCCGTCCTGTTTGTATGCTTATATCATTGGTTCCCGGGGCAAATTAAAGGAGGCTATTTGGGTGTGGTTATTTTCCTCACCCTGTCCGGATATCTGGTAACCGATTCGTTTTTTTCGGAGTTCCGTGAGAATAAGAAGATATCCTTCCGCAACTTTTATTTGAGACGCGTGAAGCGCCTTTACCCACCGCTGATTTTCTTTGTGCTCCTGACCACGGCGTGGACGTTGATTGTTCAAGATGACGTGCTATACAATTTCCGTGGCAGCGTGTTTACCACTTTGTTCGGGATCAACAACTGGTGGCAAATAGGACAAAATTTATCGTATTTCCATCAATTTTCCTTGCCGGGAATTTTTACTCACATGTGGGCATTATCGGTCGAGATGCAGATCTATCTGATCTGGCCGCTGATTGTTTTGGCCATATTTAAGTGGAAACCGCGCGCTACTAGGCGTACATTAACCTTTGTTTCGCTGATCGGGGCAGCTGTATCATTGATCTTCCTGGCGGTGGCTTATGTAGCTTCTGATAATATGACTAGGGCTTATTACGGTACGGACACCAGAATTTTTTCTTTCTTCTTGGGTGCTGCCATGGCCGGTGCTTTTAGTCGAAAACGCTTGCAGAATTTGTATCGCATCTTCAGTGCCAAGGCGAAATATATCGTACTTGCCGCTGCCGGTTTAGCGATCTTGCTGATGTTCATTTTGCCGGGCGACCATTGGATTTCTTATTTCGGCGGTATGCTGATATTCAATCTCTTGCTGTTGACGGCCTTAGTCGGATCCGCTGATCCATCCGGTTTGCCAGGTCGACTTATAGCAAACCCGGTCTTCAACTTTTTGGGGCAGCGCAGTTACAGCCTGTATTTGTGGCAGTACACGCTGTTGGCTTTGAGCAAGGCTGGGTTCCGGCTCAGTGGCTTACCTTATGGGGCAGCGGTTTTGCTCCAAATATTATTCTTACTTATTTTGACGGAAATTACTTATCAGTTGACGGAAAAGAACTTGGCGGAATTGCTCGGTCGGTTTAAACTGCGCAAAATTAAAAGTGGTGCTCGCCTGAAGAGTGTTCCGGTACTTTTGGCTACGGCAGTTCTGGGTCTTTGTTTCATTATAACTGCTGTCAAGGCTCCGGCCGGGGTTCCGGATGATGTCCGGGAAATGCAGGAACGTCTGGCTAACGGTGGTAAACTGTTCAGTCCGGCCGAACGGGAAAAACAACAGGCCAAAGATAACGCTGGCAAAAACGGCAGTTCCAGGGCAGAAAATGAAGGAAACGGCGGTACTAAGTCACCGACGAGCAGCAAACGTGATGGTAGCGAGGGCAACCTTAAAAATACAAAAGAAACAGGTGCCGCTGACGGTGATGAAAATATAGCCGATCAGTCGAAACCGGCAGACGGTACTGATGAGGGCGGCAATGCGACGAAGGAAAAAACCGGCGCGGTCAAACAGTTTAGCGACGTGATTGCCAAACACCCCGATTTAGAACTTACGGAAGAAGAAGCCGCCCGAGCCGGTGACACCCAGATATATGCTGTAGGCGACTCCGTGCTGGAAATGTGTCGTAATGATTTTGCCCAAATCTTGCCCAATATGACCATAGATGCTGCTGTAAGCCGGCAGATCCCGGCCGGAATAGATATTTTGCGTGGCTTGAAGAAGACGAACAGCCTACCGCCTTATGTTTATTTCGCTTTAGGCACGAATGGAGTGGCCAACGCAGCTATGTTAGACAAGCTAGCGACTGAATTTAGTGATGTCAATATTTACATAAGCACTATTGTTACTAATCAGGACTATGAGGAAAATGTCAACAAACTTATTCGCGATGCTGCTTCACGGCATCGTAACCTTCACTTGATTGACTGGTATAAGTTTGCTAAGGGCAGGACAGAGCTGTTTTACAATGATGGTACGCACCCCAATGTGAGTGGAACCCCGTATTATGTGCAATTCGTTGCCAAAAATATTCTTAAAGCAAAATGA